The Streptomyces aurantiacus genome includes a region encoding these proteins:
- a CDS encoding TIGR03936 family radical SAM-associated protein has product MQRIRLRYTKRGRLRFTSHRDFQRAFERALRRAEVPMAYSAGFTPHPKVSYANAAPTGTGSEAEYLEIALTDTRDPDTLRELLDESLPTGLDIIDAVEARTSGLADRLTASVWELRLDGVSPEDAERAVDAFMSAETVEVRRKAKNGMRTFDARGAVAGLEAHSAPPEAHGPQADRPTDQACAILRLVVRHVTPAVRPDDVLSGLRAVADLAPPVPAAVTRLAQGLFDEETGTVTDPLAPDREAAASSPNAFSGDTASAAAKASA; this is encoded by the coding sequence GTGCAGCGCATCCGACTGCGCTACACCAAGCGCGGCCGCCTCCGGTTCACCAGCCACCGCGACTTCCAGCGTGCCTTCGAGCGCGCGTTGCGCCGCGCCGAGGTGCCCATGGCGTACTCGGCGGGGTTCACGCCGCACCCGAAGGTGTCGTACGCCAATGCCGCACCCACCGGCACGGGCAGTGAGGCCGAGTACCTGGAGATCGCGCTCACCGACACGCGCGACCCCGACACACTGCGCGAGCTCCTCGACGAGTCGCTGCCCACCGGGCTCGACATCATCGACGCGGTGGAGGCCCGTACCTCGGGTCTCGCCGACCGGCTCACCGCGTCCGTGTGGGAACTGCGCCTCGACGGCGTGTCCCCCGAGGACGCGGAGCGGGCGGTCGACGCCTTCATGTCGGCCGAGACCGTCGAGGTCCGGCGCAAGGCGAAGAACGGCATGCGCACCTTCGACGCCCGCGGCGCCGTCGCGGGTCTGGAGGCGCACAGCGCACCGCCGGAGGCGCACGGTCCCCAGGCTGATAGGCCGACCGACCAGGCTTGTGCGATACTGCGGCTGGTTGTTCGGCACGTGACGCCTGCCGTTCGACCCGACGACGTTCTGTCCGGTCTCCGAGCTGTGGCCGACCTGGCGCCGCCGGTCCCCGCAGCGGTGACCAGGCTGGCGCAGGGGCTATTCGATGAAGAGACCGGCACGGTGACCGACCCGCTCGCGCCCGACCGCGAGGCAGCAGCATCCTCCCCGAATGCGTTTTCCGGGGACACCGCTTCTGCCGCCGCGAAGGCGTCGGCGTAA
- a CDS encoding Rne/Rng family ribonuclease — MLEPTEPTESATGSENSTPSDTLPPRRRRRAASRPAGPPSGNAEGAPEAETTAPAIPAVTSTDLATEEAEETEEAAAVTGASAPSQAADEAPAAEAAPAPRRRRATRRASAPAGAPQTTGAEAAPVAAEAPAPAEPAVEEAAAVSDAEAAPAPRRRRATRRASAPTGAPQTVEAEAAPVAVEAPAPAEPAVEEAAAVSEAEAAPAPRRRRATRRASAPTGAPQTAEVEAAPVAVEAPAPAETPAVEETPAVEAEAAPAPRTRRRATRRATAPAGAPQAETETTPVAPAEAATEPTRRATPPEAEHAETPTATEPAEAVVRDERREAPVAAAKNDRSAETETSADTEEAAPRRARRRATRKAAGGFSAPAPSRTAEAEDESSRRPGRPAVAVFQAPVFAEPMFQTPERAAAAAAAEAEEDVPEEAEEVVEPVQQAAPAVVEEETGGPRRRRRRRAEEPAAPVVESAPEAEEPVDEEPAEEESAEDAAEGDDNEETGSRRRRRRGGRRRRRGESADADGDEFAGEQSDRGEQTAQDTEDTAEQTEEDAADAEDDHEDAGGSSSSRRRRRRRRRAGDSSGEADAVDSDPERTVVKVREPRKKEERSHDSSDEVQSIKGSTRLEAKKQRRREGREQGRRRVPIITEAEFLARREAVERVMVVRQSGERTQIGVLEDDVLVEHYVNKEESTSYVGNVYLGKVQNVLPSMEAAFIDIGKGRNAVLYAGEVNFEALGMANGPRRIESALKSGQSVLVQVTKDPMGHKGARLTSQVSLPGRYLVYVPEGSMTGISRKLPDTERARLKTILKKIVPEDAGVIVRTAAEGASEDELSRDVERLQGQWEDIQKKAKSGGSSNAPTLLYGEPDMTVRVVRDIFNEDFTKVIVSGEEAWETIHGYVSHVAPDLADRLSRWTSEVDVFASYRIDEQLAKALDRKVWLPSGGSLVIDKTEAMIVIDVNTGKFTGQGGNLEETVTRNNLEAAEEIVRQLRLRDLGGIVVIDFIDMVLESNRDLVLRRLLECLGRDRTKHQVAEVTSLGLVQMTRKRVGQGLLESFSETCVHCNGRGVIVHMEQPTSAGGGGKRKKRGRGGAEQTHEHEHTHEPETADVPEPVETAAEVAAEVAEPVALLEPEFVPDEDLYSSAAEAEAAATRGRSRRRTSRRASAPAGAPRSESRRSERRSEVPTAQSVTTEDEIARPVQQEPAAVAQAAPVAAEDPVVEAAAEAAPAVDDAAPKGRTRRRATRKVSAPAGSPKAAEEAVVTVTEPVAAPAEPKVEQAAEAAPTAEQPAVDSAAPARPRRRAVRKATAPASSAESAVVVVPSSPAEAPAQAAEAPAEAPADASGAGDEAPATKTARKTAKKATAKKAAAKKTTTAAKKTAAKKTTAKKATKTAKTAAKSTSKKTAAAEQQTPSTVTASTDED; from the coding sequence ATGCTTGAGCCGACCGAACCCACCGAGTCCGCAACGGGCTCCGAGAACAGCACCCCGAGCGACACGCTGCCGCCGCGCCGGCGCCGTCGTGCCGCTTCACGCCCCGCGGGACCTCCCTCGGGGAACGCCGAGGGTGCCCCCGAGGCAGAGACCACTGCGCCGGCCATACCGGCTGTGACCTCCACCGACCTCGCGACAGAAGAGGCGGAGGAGACCGAAGAGGCGGCTGCGGTCACCGGGGCGTCCGCCCCGAGCCAGGCTGCCGACGAGGCGCCGGCCGCCGAAGCCGCTCCCGCTCCGCGTCGCCGTCGTGCCACGCGTCGGGCGTCCGCCCCCGCGGGTGCGCCGCAGACGACCGGGGCCGAGGCGGCTCCGGTGGCTGCTGAGGCTCCCGCGCCCGCCGAGCCCGCCGTTGAAGAGGCGGCTGCCGTCTCCGATGCCGAGGCTGCTCCGGCTCCGCGTCGCCGTCGTGCCACGCGTCGGGCGTCCGCTCCCACGGGTGCGCCGCAGACGGTTGAGGCCGAGGCCGCTCCGGTGGCCGTTGAGGCCCCCGCGCCCGCCGAGCCCGCTGTCGAAGAGGCGGCTGCCGTCTCCGAGGCCGAGGCTGCTCCGGCTCCGCGTCGCCGTCGTGCCACGCGTCGGGCGTCCGCTCCCACGGGTGCGCCGCAGACGGCTGAGGTCGAGGCCGCTCCGGTGGCCGTTGAGGCCCCCGCGCCCGCCGAGACACCGGCCGTCGAGGAGACACCGGCCGTCGAGGCCGAGGCCGCCCCCGCCCCGCGTACGCGCCGTCGCGCCACACGCCGGGCCACCGCCCCCGCCGGTGCGCCCCAGGCGGAGACCGAGACCACTCCGGTGGCGCCCGCCGAGGCTGCCACTGAGCCCACTCGCCGTGCCACCCCGCCCGAGGCGGAGCACGCCGAGACCCCCACCGCGACCGAGCCCGCCGAGGCCGTTGTCCGCGACGAGCGCAGGGAGGCCCCCGTGGCCGCTGCCAAGAACGACCGGTCCGCCGAGACCGAGACCTCCGCCGACACCGAGGAAGCGGCTCCGCGTCGCGCCCGTCGGCGAGCCACCCGCAAGGCGGCCGGAGGCTTCTCCGCACCCGCGCCGAGCCGGACCGCGGAGGCGGAGGACGAGTCGTCCCGGCGCCCCGGGCGTCCCGCCGTCGCCGTGTTCCAGGCGCCGGTCTTCGCCGAGCCGATGTTCCAGACGCCCGAGCGTGCCGCGGCAGCCGCCGCGGCCGAGGCCGAGGAGGACGTCCCGGAGGAGGCCGAGGAGGTCGTGGAGCCGGTCCAGCAGGCCGCCCCCGCGGTCGTCGAGGAGGAGACCGGCGGGCCGCGCAGGCGCCGCCGCAGGAGGGCCGAGGAGCCCGCCGCCCCGGTGGTGGAGAGTGCCCCCGAGGCCGAGGAGCCCGTCGACGAGGAACCGGCCGAGGAGGAGTCCGCCGAGGACGCCGCCGAGGGCGACGACAACGAGGAGACCGGCTCGCGCCGCCGTCGCCGCCGTGGTGGCCGTCGCCGCCGCCGGGGCGAGTCCGCCGACGCGGACGGTGACGAGTTCGCCGGTGAGCAGTCCGACCGCGGTGAGCAGACCGCCCAGGACACCGAGGACACCGCCGAGCAGACCGAAGAGGACGCCGCGGACGCGGAGGACGACCACGAGGACGCCGGCGGCTCCAGCAGCAGCCGTCGCCGCCGTCGCCGTCGCCGCCGGGCCGGTGACTCCTCCGGCGAGGCCGACGCCGTCGACAGCGACCCCGAGCGCACGGTCGTCAAGGTCCGCGAGCCCCGCAAGAAGGAAGAGCGGTCCCACGACAGCTCGGACGAGGTGCAGTCCATCAAGGGCTCGACCCGCCTCGAGGCCAAGAAGCAGCGCCGCCGTGAAGGGCGCGAGCAGGGCCGCCGCCGCGTCCCGATCATCACCGAGGCCGAGTTCCTGGCTCGCCGCGAGGCCGTCGAGCGCGTGATGGTCGTCCGCCAGAGCGGCGAGCGCACGCAGATCGGTGTCCTCGAGGACGACGTGCTCGTGGAGCACTACGTCAACAAGGAGGAGTCGACCTCGTACGTCGGCAACGTCTACCTGGGCAAGGTCCAGAACGTGCTGCCGTCGATGGAGGCCGCCTTCATCGACATCGGCAAGGGCCGCAACGCGGTCCTGTACGCCGGTGAGGTCAACTTCGAGGCGCTGGGCATGGCCAACGGCCCCCGCCGCATCGAGAGCGCCCTGAAGTCCGGCCAGTCGGTCCTCGTGCAGGTCACGAAGGACCCGATGGGCCACAAGGGTGCCCGTCTGACGAGCCAGGTCTCGCTGCCCGGCCGCTACCTGGTCTACGTGCCCGAGGGCTCGATGACCGGCATCAGCCGCAAGCTGCCCGACACCGAGCGGGCCCGCCTGAAGACCATCCTCAAGAAGATCGTCCCCGAGGACGCGGGCGTCATCGTGCGCACCGCCGCCGAGGGCGCGAGCGAGGACGAGCTGAGCCGTGACGTCGAGCGGCTCCAGGGGCAGTGGGAGGACATCCAGAAGAAGGCGAAGAGCGGCGGCAGTTCGAACGCCCCGACGCTGCTGTACGGCGAGCCGGACATGACCGTCCGCGTCGTCCGCGACATCTTCAACGAGGACTTCACCAAGGTCATCGTCAGCGGCGAGGAAGCCTGGGAGACCATCCACGGGTACGTCTCGCACGTCGCGCCCGACCTGGCCGACCGCCTGTCGAGGTGGACCTCCGAGGTCGACGTCTTCGCGTCGTACCGGATCGACGAGCAGCTCGCCAAGGCGCTGGACCGCAAGGTGTGGCTGCCGAGCGGCGGTTCGCTGGTCATCGACAAGACCGAAGCGATGATCGTGATCGACGTCAACACCGGCAAGTTCACCGGTCAGGGCGGCAACCTCGAGGAGACGGTCACCAGGAACAACCTGGAGGCGGCCGAGGAGATCGTGCGCCAGCTGCGGCTGCGCGACCTCGGCGGCATCGTCGTCATCGACTTCATCGACATGGTCCTGGAGTCCAACCGGGACCTGGTGCTGCGGCGCCTCCTGGAGTGCCTGGGCCGCGACCGTACGAAGCACCAGGTGGCCGAGGTCACCTCGCTGGGCCTCGTCCAGATGACCCGCAAGCGGGTCGGTCAGGGCCTGCTGGAGTCCTTCTCGGAGACCTGCGTCCACTGCAACGGCCGCGGCGTGATCGTGCACATGGAGCAGCCGACCTCCGCCGGAGGCGGCGGCAAGCGCAAGAAGCGCGGTCGCGGCGGAGCCGAGCAGACCCATGAGCACGAGCACACGCACGAGCCGGAGACGGCCGACGTGCCCGAGCCGGTCGAGACGGCCGCCGAGGTCGCCGCGGAGGTTGCCGAGCCGGTCGCGCTGCTCGAGCCCGAGTTCGTACCGGACGAGGACCTCTACAGCAGCGCCGCCGAGGCGGAGGCCGCTGCCACGCGTGGCCGTTCGCGTCGCCGCACGAGTCGGCGGGCGTCGGCCCCGGCGGGTGCGCCGAGGTCCGAGTCCCGCAGGTCCGAGCGCAGGAGCGAGGTTCCGACCGCGCAGTCCGTGACGACCGAGGACGAGATCGCGCGTCCCGTGCAGCAGGAGCCGGCCGCGGTCGCGCAGGCCGCGCCCGTCGCCGCCGAGGACCCGGTGGTCGAGGCGGCCGCCGAGGCAGCCCCCGCTGTCGACGACGCCGCTCCCAAGGGGCGTACGCGCCGTCGGGCGACCCGCAAGGTCTCCGCGCCGGCCGGTTCGCCCAAGGCGGCGGAGGAGGCCGTGGTGACCGTCACCGAGCCGGTCGCCGCGCCCGCCGAGCCCAAGGTGGAACAGGCCGCGGAGGCCGCCCCCACGGCGGAGCAGCCCGCCGTCGACAGTGCCGCCCCGGCGCGGCCGAGGCGCCGTGCGGTCCGTAAGGCCACCGCGCCCGCCTCGTCCGCGGAGTCCGCCGTCGTGGTCGTCCCGTCCTCGCCCGCCGAAGCCCCGGCGCAGGCCGCCGAGGCGCCTGCCGAGGCCCCCGCGGACGCGTCCGGAGCGGGCGACGAGGCTCCGGCCACGAAGACGGCCCGCAAGACGGCCAAGAAGGCGACCGCGAAGAAGGCCGCCGCGAAGAAGACGACGACGGCGGCCAAGAAGACGGCGGCGAAGAAGACCACGGCCAAGAAGGCGACGAAGACCGCCAAGACGGCCGCGAAGTCGACGTCGAAGAAGACCGCGGCGGCGGAGCAGCAGACGCCGTCCACCGTCACGGCCTCCACCGACGAGGACTGA
- a CDS encoding phospholipase D-like domain-containing protein has protein sequence MARVRLKGTGRHRAAKPVKGGRQVVALATVLSAAGVQAATSAGTAEAVDNPTWTEGPIFNDPLGTTDQQAAIRTRLIELTNSALPGSTIKVAVYHVWEAGVVNALVAAKNRGVDVQVLLDESSISDRPTNTAYGTLASGLGTDRTQGSYVATCPESKSCLGDPKFGQSIMHNKFWLFSAVQGATNVVVETTSNSTPSAHTRFFNDALMLPNNPTMYDAYADYFDTMVAQDWESWNYRTVSNGLYKAYFFPRAGNTRATDTVYSILNNVTCTYKDTAGVTQSTKVRVAIFKITRLAIAEKLVSLKKAGCSVSIVYAESDSAKSTGGTKGTWEKMHTTGGPTVRCYNDDRDPLNPGQKLATPYIIHSKYILIDGMYDGVKNKVSFTGSGNYTGPALRENDESIVKVDDDAVHDMYKVHFDRVTKVAYPGTADATDLCKGVKPLPADGEKPTV, from the coding sequence ATGGCGCGCGTGCGCCTGAAGGGCACTGGGCGACACCGTGCTGCGAAGCCGGTCAAGGGAGGCCGTCAGGTCGTCGCGCTGGCCACCGTGCTGTCCGCGGCGGGCGTCCAGGCCGCCACGTCGGCCGGTACGGCGGAGGCCGTCGACAACCCGACCTGGACCGAGGGGCCGATCTTCAACGATCCGCTCGGCACCACCGACCAGCAGGCCGCGATCCGTACGCGGCTGATCGAGCTGACGAACTCCGCGCTGCCCGGCTCCACGATCAAGGTCGCGGTCTACCATGTGTGGGAGGCCGGCGTCGTCAACGCGCTCGTCGCCGCCAAGAACCGCGGTGTGGACGTCCAGGTGCTGCTCGACGAGTCCAGCATCAGCGACCGCCCGACCAACACCGCGTACGGCACGCTCGCTTCGGGCCTCGGCACGGACCGTACGCAGGGCTCGTACGTCGCGACCTGCCCGGAGAGCAAGTCGTGCCTGGGCGACCCGAAGTTCGGGCAGTCGATCATGCACAACAAGTTCTGGCTGTTCTCGGCGGTCCAGGGCGCCACGAACGTGGTCGTCGAGACCACCTCGAACTCCACGCCGTCCGCGCACACGCGTTTCTTCAACGACGCGCTGATGCTGCCGAACAACCCGACGATGTACGACGCGTACGCGGACTACTTCGACACGATGGTCGCGCAGGACTGGGAGTCCTGGAACTACCGCACGGTGAGCAACGGCCTCTACAAGGCGTACTTCTTCCCGCGGGCGGGCAACACCCGGGCCACCGACACGGTGTACTCGATCCTCAACAACGTCACCTGCACGTACAAGGACACCGCGGGCGTCACCCAGTCGACCAAGGTCCGGGTGGCGATCTTCAAGATCACGCGGTTGGCCATCGCGGAGAAGCTGGTCTCGCTGAAGAAGGCGGGCTGCTCCGTGAGCATCGTCTACGCGGAGTCCGACAGCGCCAAGAGCACCGGCGGCACCAAGGGTACCTGGGAGAAGATGCACACCACCGGTGGCCCGACCGTGCGGTGCTACAACGACGACCGGGACCCGCTGAACCCCGGCCAGAAGCTGGCGACGCCGTACATCATCCACTCCAAGTACATCCTCATCGACGGCATGTACGACGGCGTGAAGAACAAGGTCAGCTTCACCGGCTCCGGGAACTACACGGGTCCCGCGCTGCGCGAGAACGACGAGTCGATCGTGAAGGTCGACGACGACGCCGTGCACGACATGTACAAGGTCCACTTCGACCGCGTGACCAAGGTCGCCTACCCGGGCACCGCGGACGCCACGGACCTGTGCAAGGGCGTGAAGCCGCTGCCGGCGGACGGCGAGAAGCCGACGGTGTAG
- the rplU gene encoding 50S ribosomal protein L21 → MYAIVRSGGRQHKVAVGDIVEVDKISTAKVGDTVELSTLLVVDGDAVTSDPWVLAGIKVQAEIVDHHKGVKIDILRYKNKTGYRRRQGHRQQYTAIKVTEIPAAAK, encoded by the coding sequence GTGTACGCCATCGTGCGCAGCGGTGGTCGCCAGCACAAGGTTGCTGTCGGCGACATCGTTGAGGTTGACAAGATTTCCACTGCCAAGGTTGGCGACACGGTCGAGCTCTCGACCCTGCTCGTTGTCGACGGCGACGCTGTGACCAGCGACCCGTGGGTGCTGGCCGGCATCAAGGTCCAGGCCGAGATCGTGGATCACCACAAGGGTGTGAAGATCGACATCCTTCGCTACAAGAACAAGACCGGCTACCGCCGTCGTCAGGGCCACCGCCAGCAGTACACGGCGATCAAGGTCACTGAGATCCCCGCGGCTGCGAAGTAA
- the rpmA gene encoding 50S ribosomal protein L27 — protein sequence MAHKKGASSTRNGRDSNAQRLGVKRFGGQVVNAGEILVRQRGTHFHPGVKVGRGKDDTLFALAAGAVEFGTHRGRKVVNIVPVA from the coding sequence ATGGCACACAAGAAGGGCGCATCGTCCACCCGGAACGGTCGCGACTCCAATGCCCAGCGGCTCGGCGTGAAGCGCTTCGGCGGTCAGGTCGTCAACGCGGGTGAGATCCTGGTCCGCCAGCGTGGCACCCACTTCCACCCCGGCGTGAAGGTCGGCCGTGGCAAGGACGACACGCTGTTCGCGCTGGCCGCCGGTGCGGTCGAGTTCGGTACGCACCGTGGCCGCAAGGTCGTGAACATCGTTCCGGTCGCCTGA
- the obgE gene encoding GTPase ObgE → MTTFVDRVELHVAAGSGGHGCASVHREKFKPLGGPDGGNGGRGGDVILVVDQSVTTLLDYHHSPHRKATSGRPGEGGNRSGKDGQDLVLPVPDGTVIQDKAGNVLADLVGQGTTYVAAEGGRGGLGNAALSSARRKAPGFALLGVPGGMQDIVLELKTVADVALVGYPSAGKSSLISVLSAAKPKIADYPFTTLVPNLGVVTAGSTVYTIADVPGLIPGASQGKGLGLEFLRHVERCEVLVHVLDTATLESDRDPVSDLDMIEEELKQYGGGLDRRPRLVVLNKIDVPDGRDLADMVRPDLEARGYQVFAISAVAHTGLKELSFALADLVSKARAAKPKEEATRIVIRPKAVDDAGFTVVQEEDGLYRVRGEKPERWVRQTDFSNDEAVGYLADRLARLGVEEKLMKAGARSGDGVAIGPEENAVVFDWEPTVMAGAEMLGRRGEDHRLEEPRPAAQRRRDKQAERDEADQEFDDFNPF, encoded by the coding sequence ATGACCACCTTCGTGGACCGCGTCGAGCTGCATGTCGCCGCGGGTAGCGGAGGTCACGGCTGTGCCTCCGTTCACCGGGAGAAGTTCAAGCCGCTCGGCGGCCCGGACGGCGGCAACGGCGGCCGTGGCGGTGACGTGATCCTGGTCGTCGACCAGTCCGTCACCACGCTGCTCGACTACCACCACTCCCCGCACCGCAAGGCCACCAGCGGCCGGCCCGGCGAGGGCGGCAACCGGTCCGGCAAGGACGGCCAGGACCTGGTCCTGCCCGTGCCGGACGGCACGGTCATCCAGGACAAGGCCGGGAACGTACTCGCCGACCTGGTGGGCCAGGGCACGACGTACGTGGCCGCGGAGGGCGGCCGGGGCGGCCTCGGCAACGCCGCGCTGTCCTCGGCCCGCCGCAAGGCGCCCGGCTTCGCCCTGCTGGGCGTACCCGGCGGTATGCAGGACATCGTCCTCGAGCTGAAGACCGTCGCGGACGTGGCGCTGGTCGGCTACCCGAGCGCGGGCAAGTCCTCGCTGATCTCGGTCCTGTCGGCCGCGAAGCCGAAGATCGCCGACTACCCGTTCACCACGCTCGTCCCCAACCTCGGTGTCGTGACGGCCGGTTCGACCGTCTACACGATCGCCGACGTGCCGGGACTGATCCCGGGGGCCAGCCAGGGCAAGGGCCTGGGGCTGGAGTTCCTGCGGCACGTGGAGCGCTGTGAGGTGCTCGTCCACGTCCTCGACACGGCGACCCTCGAATCGGACCGTGACCCCGTCTCCGACCTCGACATGATCGAGGAGGAGCTGAAGCAGTACGGCGGCGGCCTCGACCGTCGGCCGCGCCTCGTCGTTCTGAACAAGATCGACGTGCCGGACGGCAGGGATCTGGCCGACATGGTCCGCCCCGACCTGGAGGCCCGCGGCTACCAGGTCTTCGCGATCTCGGCGGTGGCCCACACGGGCCTCAAGGAGCTCTCCTTCGCCCTCGCCGACCTGGTCTCCAAGGCCCGTGCGGCGAAGCCCAAGGAAGAGGCCACGCGGATCGTCATCCGTCCGAAGGCGGTCGACGACGCCGGCTTCACGGTGGTCCAGGAGGAGGACGGCCTCTACCGCGTCCGCGGCGAGAAGCCGGAGCGCTGGGTCCGCCAGACCGACTTCAGCAACGACGAGGCCGTCGGCTACCTCGCCGACCGTCTCGCCCGTCTCGGCGTCGAGGAAAAGCTGATGAAGGCGGGCGCCCGCTCGGGCGACGGCGTCGCCATCGGCCCCGAGGAGAACGCCGTCGTCTTCGACTGGGAGCCCACGGTCATGGCCGGCGCCGAGATGCTCGGGCGCCGTGGCGAGGACCACCGCCTCGAGGAGCCGCGGCCGGCTGCGCAGCGGCGGCGCGACAAGCAGGCGGAGCGGGACGAGGCGGACCAGGAGTTCGACGACTTCAACCCGTTCTGA